One Papaver somniferum cultivar HN1 chromosome 10, ASM357369v1, whole genome shotgun sequence genomic window carries:
- the LOC113315143 gene encoding probable inositol transporter 2, whose protein sequence is MQRRSAEIGEKDRRKYKEETVPDAVYDSKMIPVIGALVFGYYFGFILSRFYIQDDIQSIKLEIIRTGVLGAVFGSVIGGWMSDCFGRRFALLFADKLILVGGLLLVVFLSISDYVFDCYLVTTVMKTIIGFGVGMTSITSLSYILEVASTHPLKNLHIWNSTYFAVGKFIFFCIDTRVAAYSQDLNKTSDYILAMALFPALLQFLLMKSLPDSPIWLYKMNRKEDSIKAFGTFYTSREVEKELDAIRLSIKNETGGPDEKPYYDRNIFFRMRTTWNNSLERRQIVVGIGLQVAEQFVSENTLIYVFPRIIRMGGLIASPNPKWDIWYMKLTFLMCYGLNGIQSASLPYRIVKLSRRKILLIKSYCMMVCLLGLSFFIIISPNNIRGVSNKLETITYFGNNTCPSYTSAPDADAWNCFKCLQAGCGFCNGIDENFMRAPIACLAVEPIGTSPSCFPEQGIWFAPDSVTRQCELKIPYGPAFILLIIGLVPYTFGLESHMRSRMSKVEVRGRLAGTVAATNWISFLLVTVSSFTINKDGGTLFLMLLISLISFFVTRLINLSYLWVPEMKGSSQSKVDTSKVS, encoded by the exons ATGCAGAGACGTTCAGCAGAGATTGGTGAGAAGGATCGCAGAAAATACAAAGAGGAGACTGTACCTGATGCTGTATATGATTCTAAAATGATTCCCGTGATTGGAGCACTTGTGTTTGGTTATTACTTCG GATTTATCCTCTCGAGATTCTATATCCAAGATGATATTCAGTCAATTAAACTG GAAATTATACGGACGGGTGTATTAGGAGCAGTGTTTGGTTCAGTAATTGGGGGTTGGATGAGTGACTGTTTTGGTCGAAGATTTGCACTCTTGTTTGCTGACAAATTGATACTCGTTGGTGGACTACTACTCGTAGTGTTTCTATCTATTAGTGATTATGTTTTTGATTGTTACTTGGTAACTACTGTTATGAAGACAATTATAGGTTTTGGGGTTGGAATGACGTCAATAACCTCCCTTAGTTACATATTAGAAGTAGCTTCAACTCATCCTCTAAAAAACCTACATATTTGGAATTCTACGTATTTTGCTGTTGGAAAATTCATCTTCTTTTGTATCGATACCAGAGTTGCTGCTTATAGTCAG GACCTTAATAAGACATCAGATTATATCCTCGCAATGGCATTGTTTCCAGCTCTGCTTCAATTTTTGCTAATGAAGTCGCTTCCTGATTCACCTATATGGCTATATAAAATG AACCGAAAAGAGGACTCAATTAAAGCTTTCGGGACATTTTACACTTCCCGTGAAGTTGAGAAAGAGTTGGATGCTATAAGGTTGTCAATTAAGAATGAAACAGGTGGTCCAGATGAAAAACCCTATTATGATAGGAATATCTTTTTTAGGATGAGGACAACATGGAATAATTCATTAGAACGTAGACAGATTGTTGTTGGTATTGGTCTGCAAGTTGCTGAACAGTTTGTGAGTGAGAACACGTTAATTTATGTCTTTCCCCGTATCATAAGGATGGGTGGCCTCATAGCATCACCAAATCCTAAATGGGACATCTGGTATATGAAGTTGACTTTCTTGATGTGCTATGGTCTTAATGGTATTCAAAGTGCAAGTCTGCCTTACAGAATTGTAAAACTTTCGAGGAGGAAGATTTTGCTTATCAAATCATACTGTATGATGGTGTGTCTTTTAGGGTTAAGTTTCTTCATTATTATATCACCTAATAATATTAGAGGAGTGAGTAATAAACTGGAGACCATCACGTATTTCGGTAACAACACATGTCCGAGTTATACTTCAGCACCAGATGCAGATGCATGGAACTGTTTCAAATGCCTTCAAGCAGGATGCGGATTCTGTAATGGTATTGATGAAAATTTCATG CGTGCACCTATTGCCTGCTTGGCTGTAGAACCTATTGGGACATCACCATCATGTTTTCCTGAACAGGGAATCTGGTTTGCACCAGATTCCGTCACAAGACAATGCGAATTGAAGATTCCTTATGGTCCAGCTTTTATATTGTTAATAATCGGCCTTGTTCCCTACACATTTGGGTTGGAATCACATATGCGCTCAAGGATGTCCAAGGTAGAAGTTAGAGGGAGACTTGCTGGGACTGTAGCAGCGACCAACTGGATCTCCTTCCTCTTGGTGACTGTATCATCTTTTACGATTAATAAAGATGGAGGCACTCTATTCTTAATGCTCCTCATCAGTTTGATTTCTTTCTTTGTTACTCGGTTGATCAATTTGTCTTATTTGTGGGTACCAGAAATGAAAGGTTCCTCCCAGTCCAAAGTGGATACTTCCAAAGTCAGTTGA